ATTATCGTACCTCGATTATCTCAAACTCGTAGAGATTATTTTTCATTTTTCATCGACCCCCTTCATCGACGACTCGATACATCAACTTAAACCTCTCTCGAATAAAACTGATATAGAAGAAAGACAGGACCGTATTGAAGCCATTCTCGAGGTGATCAAATGGGATGGCAAGATACCCCTTGGGGACATTCCCGACATACGGGACGTTCTGAAACGGATCTCCGTGGGGGACTCCATTCTTGAGGCCCAGGACTTCATTCTGGTGACCGGTTTTGTGCGTGCATCTGAGGACATCCTTGCTTTCTTAAAAAAGGCATACAACAAGAAAGCCTTTGTGATAGAGACCCAGAACAGCATTAAGCAGCTGCCCCTTCTTTTCAAGAAGATTTCACGGGCAATCAATCCCGAAGGGTTTATCGAGGACAGCGCCTCATACGAGCTGTCGCAAATCAGAACGGAGCTTTTTTCGTTCCGGGAAAAGATGAAGAGACATCTCGAGAAGATCATGGAAAAAGAGAGTGTGAGGCCGCTGCTCCAGGATTCATACATTTCTCTTCGCAACAACAGATATGTGATACCTTTGAAGCCGAATTTCAACGAGGCGCTCCAGGGTATAGTCCATGATTATTCCCATTCGTTGAAAACCTCCTTTGTCGAACCGGTGGAGTGCGTTGAGCTCAACAACTCCATTAACGTTCTCGTCAACGAAGAGAAGGAGGAAGAAAAGAAGGTATTGAAAGACCTCACCGATTTCGTGAGAGGGTTCAGAAGAGAGCTCGAAGCTAATCTCTCAGCCTTAAAAGAGCTTGATCTTTATCATTCCGTCGCGCTTTTCAGTCTTGAGTTCCGTTGCGTAAGACCTCAAATCGGAGAAGAGGGTTTCATGGAGATCAAAGACGCCGTGAACCCCTTTATCATACTTTCCAAGAGGAATAAGGCCGTACCGATTGACATTGCTATAGCGGCCGATAAACGTGCGATGATCATAAGCGGTCCCAATGCGGGAGGCAAAACGGCCGCATTAAAAACCATAGGGCTTCTCTGCCTCATGGCCAAAGCCGGTCTTTTCGTTCCTGCTTCGGGCACACCAATCCTTCCGCTCTTCTCCAATGTCTTTGCGCTCATCGGCGATGAACAGGATATTGCCATGGAATTAAGCAGCTTCACCGCCCACATGTATGCCATCAAGGAACTCTACAAACAAACCGCCGGCAACGAACTCATTCTCATCGATGAGATAGGCGGGGGTACTGAACCGCAGGAGGCATCAGCTCTGGCAATGGGAATTATCGATGCTCTTGTAGAAAAAGGGTGCAAGGTTGTGGTAACAACGCATCTCAACCTCATTAAGGCCTACGGTTACACAAAACCCTTTGCCATGAACGTGGCTACGGCCTTCGATTCGGACGCAATGAAACCTCTCTACAAGCTCGTTTATGGGACCGCCGGTTACAGTAACGCAATTCAGGTGGCGAAGAATATCGACGTGCCTTACGAGATCATTGAAAAGAGTCGCGCCTATCTCGGAAATCAGGAATTTATGCTCAATGACCTCATCACAAGCCTGGAGCAAGAGAAAAGAGTAGCGGGCGAACAACGGGAAGAGTTGATGAAATTACGGGCGGAAGCAAAAACAAGGCTCGCCCTTATTAAAGAGAGCCGCGACGAATACTTGAAAAAAGTCGATGAAAGATGTAACAGCCGGTTAGCGGAACTGGAGATGGAGATTGATAAGATAAGAAAAGAGATTGCAAAGAAAGAAAGGATCATAATAGCAACAAGCAGGAAACGTGTGGAGGATTTGAGGCAAAGGTTCGGGAGTGAAATTCACAAGAAGCAGGCCGATATTCACGTCGGCGACTATGTGCGCGTAAAGACCCTCGGAGGCAGCGGATATGTGGTCGATATGGATGAGAGGGGTGATACATACGAAGTGGTCATCGGCAACGTGCGCACGAAGCTGAAGAGAATTTTCATAGAAAAGACCACCGGGGAAAAGCACACTATCGGCAGGGCTCAAGACGAAGTCCACGTAGAAACGATAAACGAATCAGAATTGAACCTCATGGGCATGAGGGTAGAAGAGGCGCTTACCACCTTAGACAGGTTTCTCGACAGGGCGATCGTCGAAGGCATCCCTCGGGTGAGGATTCTTCACGGGATAGGCACAGGAAAACTCATGCAGGCGATTCGGGAGCACCTCACGGGTGCAAAGCACATCAGGGCGCTGCATAGGGATGAGCGAAATAGTGGCATAACGATTGTGGAGTTTTAATGAAGTCGACCCTTGACGAACTGCTTCAGAGAGCCAACATACTCGATGTAGTTTCTCAGTATGTAAAGCTCAAAAAGGCAGGTAAGGATTACGCGGGTCTGTGTCCTTTTCACAAGGAAAAAACTCCGTCGTTCACCGTGAGCGTTGAAAAGCAGATGTTTTATTGCTTCAGCTGTCGTGAGGGGGGCAACGCAATCAACTTTCTCATGAAATATGAAAGCTTGAGTTTCCAGGAAGCCGTGGAAAACCTTGCCAGACAATACGGGGTGCAGATAGAGAAGCGGGATAGCGGAAGGAGAACCGGTTCGTTCGATGCGCTGTCAAAGCTCGCAGAATACTATCAACGGAATCTGAAGAATTCGAAAGTGGCCGTGCAATATCTGAAAAACAGAGGCATAGGCATCGATACGATTGACGAGTTTCAGCTCGGATACAGTGACAAGACCTCGGGCAACCTCAAGGGGTTCTTAAAACTAAGCGGGGTTCCGAATGATATTTTTCTGAGCACGGGCATTGTCAGAATGAAGGACACAGAACTCTACGACATGTTCCGTGGACGTATTATCATACCTATTCTTGACGTAAATAAGCGTGTCATAGGGTTCGGGGGAAGAACCATGGAAAAAGACGGTTTCCCCAAATATGTTAATTCGCCGGAGTCTTCCGTCTTTTCTAAACGGACGGCACTTTTTGGTATAGACAAGACACGGAAAGAGATTTCTGAGAAGAATGAAGTTTTCATCGTCGAGGGATATTTTGATTTTATA
This is a stretch of genomic DNA from Syntrophorhabdaceae bacterium. It encodes these proteins:
- a CDS encoding endonuclease MutS2, with amino-acid sequence MVDKTLSYLDYLKLVEIIFHFSSTPFIDDSIHQLKPLSNKTDIEERQDRIEAILEVIKWDGKIPLGDIPDIRDVLKRISVGDSILEAQDFILVTGFVRASEDILAFLKKAYNKKAFVIETQNSIKQLPLLFKKISRAINPEGFIEDSASYELSQIRTELFSFREKMKRHLEKIMEKESVRPLLQDSYISLRNNRYVIPLKPNFNEALQGIVHDYSHSLKTSFVEPVECVELNNSINVLVNEEKEEEKKVLKDLTDFVRGFRRELEANLSALKELDLYHSVALFSLEFRCVRPQIGEEGFMEIKDAVNPFIILSKRNKAVPIDIAIAADKRAMIISGPNAGGKTAALKTIGLLCLMAKAGLFVPASGTPILPLFSNVFALIGDEQDIAMELSSFTAHMYAIKELYKQTAGNELILIDEIGGGTEPQEASALAMGIIDALVEKGCKVVVTTHLNLIKAYGYTKPFAMNVATAFDSDAMKPLYKLVYGTAGYSNAIQVAKNIDVPYEIIEKSRAYLGNQEFMLNDLITSLEQEKRVAGEQREELMKLRAEAKTRLALIKESRDEYLKKVDERCNSRLAELEMEIDKIRKEIAKKERIIIATSRKRVEDLRQRFGSEIHKKQADIHVGDYVRVKTLGGSGYVVDMDERGDTYEVVIGNVRTKLKRIFIEKTTGEKHTIGRAQDEVHVETINESELNLMGMRVEEALTTLDRFLDRAIVEGIPRVRILHGIGTGKLMQAIREHLTGAKHIRALHRDERNSGITIVEF